From a single Ignavibacteria bacterium genomic region:
- a CDS encoding cellulase family glycosylhydrolase, with amino-acid sequence MKYLLFVLLIISFGTLNAQGTGYFSTKGKEIVDPQGKPVLLKGIGLGNWLVPEGYMFKFDKVSSPRLITDLFRVLLGEAEAEKFWNRFRADYITREDIKFIKECGFNSIRIPFNYRLFVSEAPYHELKGVGYALLDSAVKWCKEFNLPVVLDMHCAPGGQTGDNIDDSYGYPFLFESEENILLTERIWVKLAEIYKNEKIVIGYDLLNEPIAHYFDKDKLNPLLEPFFVRLTSAIRKVDKNHIIFIAGAQWNSNFSVFGKPFDDNLVYTFHKYWTPPTKDVIIDYINYGQKYNVPIWLGESGENTNEWINDFRIVLEKENIGWCFWPYKKMESTRGVVSISAPEGYESVIDFAKNFDISYGYIRDAKIDYSKMKTVFNLYLENIKLKNCTINKEYLKALGLK; translated from the coding sequence GTGAAATATCTTCTCTTTGTCTTATTGATAATTTCTTTTGGCACTTTGAATGCACAAGGAACGGGTTATTTTTCCACAAAAGGGAAGGAAATTGTTGACCCGCAGGGAAAGCCGGTTCTCCTGAAGGGAATCGGGCTTGGAAACTGGCTCGTTCCTGAAGGATACATGTTTAAGTTTGACAAAGTGAGTTCACCACGGCTGATAACCGACCTCTTCAGGGTTCTTTTGGGTGAGGCGGAGGCGGAAAAATTCTGGAACAGATTCAGAGCCGACTACATCACCCGCGAGGATATCAAATTCATAAAGGAATGCGGATTCAATTCGATCCGCATTCCCTTTAATTACAGACTCTTTGTTTCCGAAGCCCCTTACCATGAACTAAAAGGTGTCGGTTATGCCCTGCTCGACAGTGCCGTAAAATGGTGCAAGGAGTTCAACCTCCCCGTGGTTCTCGACATGCACTGCGCCCCGGGCGGTCAAACAGGTGACAATATCGACGACAGCTACGGCTATCCTTTCCTTTTTGAGTCAGAAGAAAATATCCTCCTCACAGAACGGATTTGGGTAAAACTCGCCGAAATCTACAAAAACGAAAAAATTGTAATCGGTTATGATCTCCTAAACGAACCGATTGCCCACTATTTCGACAAGGATAAACTGAACCCTTTGCTTGAGCCCTTCTTCGTTCGATTGACATCCGCGATCAGAAAAGTCGATAAAAACCATATAATTTTCATTGCCGGTGCACAATGGAACAGTAATTTTTCCGTTTTTGGCAAACCCTTTGACGACAATCTGGTTTATACTTTCCACAAATACTGGACTCCCCCCACAAAAGATGTAATCATTGACTACATCAACTACGGTCAAAAATATAATGTACCGATATGGCTGGGTGAGTCGGGTGAAAACACAAACGAGTGGATTAACGATTTTCGTATTGTTCTTGAGAAGGAAAATATCGGCTGGTGCTTCTGGCCCTACAAAAAAATGGAGAGCACCCGTGGAGTAGTCTCGATATCAGCACCCGAAGGATACGAGAGTGTCATCGATTTTGCCAAAAATTTTGATATCTCCTATGGGTATATTAGGGATGCAAAAATTGATTATTCAAAAATGAAAACGGTTTTTAACCTGTACCTCGAGAATATTAAACTGAAAAACTGCACAATCAACAAAGAATACCTGAAAGCACTCGGATTGAAATAG
- the fucP gene encoding L-fucose:H+ symporter permease, with protein MATMVTNAGKTKSSGSNKNYLPELSILTSLFFMWGFLTCLNDILIPHLKNVFSLSYTESMLVQFTFFLAYFLVSLPSGKLVEKVGYKKGIVLGLLIAGVGTLIFYPAAGMRSYPVFLLAFFILAAGITLLQVAANPYVTILGKPETASSRLNLTQAFNSLGTTVAPYFGSLLILSTAVKSSEEMAKMAPAQLELYKAAEAAAVQTPYLGLAAVLILLSAVFAYIKLPQIEAGSVESDDGVKQSYDDLHPSAWGYKHLILGAVGIFVYVGAEVAIGSFLVNYFVTLDKTLAEVDAGKLVSFYWGGAMVGRFIGSAVQRKINPGQVLGFNAVAAAVLVVVSMLTDGQIAIWSILLVGLFNSIMFPTIFSLAIKGLGKHTGQASGILCMAIVGGALIPVVQGAIADSIGIHHAFILPVICYAFIAFYGVKGSVPTFEKQAR; from the coding sequence ATGGCAACCATGGTTACTAATGCCGGCAAAACAAAAAGCAGCGGAAGCAATAAAAATTATCTTCCCGAACTGAGTATTCTTACATCCCTCTTTTTTATGTGGGGATTCCTCACATGTCTGAACGATATTCTCATTCCTCATCTGAAGAATGTTTTCTCACTCAGTTATACTGAGTCGATGCTGGTACAGTTTACTTTTTTCCTTGCTTATTTCCTCGTCTCCCTCCCATCGGGGAAACTGGTCGAAAAGGTGGGCTATAAAAAAGGTATCGTTCTCGGTCTCCTTATTGCCGGTGTGGGCACTTTAATTTTTTATCCCGCAGCGGGCATGAGGTCATATCCTGTTTTCCTGCTGGCATTTTTTATCCTCGCCGCAGGCATCACACTCCTTCAAGTGGCAGCAAATCCTTATGTTACCATTCTTGGTAAACCTGAGACAGCTTCATCAAGATTGAATTTAACACAGGCTTTCAATTCACTCGGAACAACAGTTGCCCCTTACTTCGGGTCTTTGCTTATTCTCTCTACAGCAGTAAAGTCTTCAGAAGAAATGGCAAAGATGGCTCCTGCACAACTCGAACTGTACAAGGCAGCCGAGGCAGCCGCTGTTCAAACTCCTTATCTTGGTCTCGCAGCAGTTCTTATTCTCCTTTCTGCTGTCTTCGCCTACATTAAACTTCCCCAAATAGAAGCCGGAAGTGTTGAATCCGATGACGGCGTAAAGCAAAGTTATGACGATCTTCACCCGAGTGCATGGGGATATAAACACCTGATCCTCGGAGCAGTTGGAATCTTTGTTTATGTAGGTGCAGAAGTGGCGATTGGCAGCTTCCTTGTAAACTATTTTGTTACCCTCGATAAAACCCTCGCCGAAGTGGATGCAGGAAAACTTGTTTCCTTCTACTGGGGTGGTGCAATGGTTGGAAGATTCATAGGCTCTGCCGTTCAAAGGAAAATCAATCCGGGACAGGTTCTTGGTTTCAATGCAGTAGCAGCAGCAGTTCTCGTGGTTGTTTCCATGCTTACAGATGGACAAATTGCAATCTGGTCGATCCTCCTCGTCGGACTTTTTAACTCGATCATGTTTCCGACCATCTTCTCACTCGCTATTAAAGGTCTGGGTAAACATACCGGACAGGCATCTGGTATTCTTTGCATGGCAATAGTTGGTGGAGCTCTTATCCCTGTTGTTCAGGGTGCAATTGCCGATTCAATCGGAATCCATCACGCATTTATCCTTCCTGTTATTTGTTATGCTTTCATCGCCTTCTATGGCGTGAAAGGAAGTGTTCCCACATTCGAAAAACAGGCACGGTAG
- a CDS encoding extracellular solute-binding protein, with product MNLEKIFYIVASTVLVTVFVLIVFIFSPVSYDENLKKSEKVIYYADNISPALQKIINKFNTVYRGRIRVETIDLSFDKFSTNERKELLARYLRSKSSRIDLFSVDIIWVPRFSRWALPLNRLLDSNLVGDIMPHFLPTSYTSDSLVAIPLYFDIAVMFYRDDLLKKVPGYEVFEKELAESITWERFIELRSLVDDANNRRNKPFYIFQADEYEGLMCSFVEIMANMNNQINLKNDNISKNDKVAGEAVQFLVDLVHKSKISPVVVSGLKENQSYQYYFDNEGFALRGWPGFLSPSTTALKEEYRSKVKAVPLPHISGSKPAYVFGGWNLMISKFSDNIPEVVRFVNYLLTDENQKFHYEEGNVLPVKRSVYEDAEFIKRHPELTFYAKLFESGVHRPIFEDYTGLSDIIVKHLNDAIKNNKSGDATVTGIKKDLKLK from the coding sequence ATGAATCTTGAAAAGATCTTTTATATCGTGGCGAGTACGGTTCTCGTAACGGTTTTTGTCCTTATCGTTTTTATCTTTTCTCCGGTCTCTTATGATGAAAATCTCAAGAAATCGGAGAAGGTAATCTATTACGCAGACAACATTTCCCCGGCGCTTCAAAAGATAATTAATAAATTTAACACCGTATACCGCGGCAGGATCAGGGTTGAGACGATAGACCTCTCTTTCGACAAATTCAGCACAAACGAGAGAAAAGAGCTTTTAGCGAGATATCTGAGAAGTAAAAGCAGCAGGATAGATCTTTTCAGCGTTGATATCATTTGGGTTCCAAGATTCTCAAGGTGGGCTTTACCGTTGAACCGGTTACTCGATTCCAATCTGGTTGGCGACATCATGCCGCACTTCCTGCCGACAAGTTACACGAGTGACTCACTTGTCGCAATTCCACTCTATTTTGACATTGCAGTAATGTTCTACAGGGATGATCTTCTGAAGAAGGTGCCGGGTTATGAAGTATTTGAAAAGGAACTTGCAGAATCGATCACCTGGGAACGGTTCATCGAGTTAAGAAGTCTGGTTGATGATGCCAATAACAGGAGAAACAAACCTTTTTACATTTTTCAGGCAGATGAATATGAAGGGCTTATGTGCAGTTTCGTGGAAATAATGGCTAATATGAACAACCAGATCAATCTGAAAAACGACAATATCAGCAAAAATGACAAAGTTGCCGGAGAGGCTGTTCAGTTCCTGGTCGATCTCGTTCACAAGTCAAAGATTTCACCGGTTGTGGTTTCCGGGTTAAAAGAAAACCAGAGCTATCAATATTATTTCGACAACGAGGGGTTTGCTCTGAGGGGCTGGCCCGGTTTTCTGAGCCCGTCAACAACGGCACTGAAAGAAGAGTACAGAAGTAAAGTAAAGGCGGTACCACTTCCACACATTTCAGGAAGTAAGCCGGCTTATGTTTTCGGGGGCTGGAATCTGATGATCTCAAAATTTTCCGATAACATCCCCGAGGTTGTCAGGTTTGTTAATTATCTGCTAACTGATGAGAATCAAAAATTTCACTATGAAGAAGGAAATGTACTGCCTGTGAAGAGATCGGTTTATGAAGATGCAGAATTTATCAAACGACATCCGGAACTGACATTCTACGCCAAATTGTTTGAATCGGGCGTTCACCGACCGATATTTGAAGATTATACCGGTTTGTCGGACATTATTGTGAAACACCTTAACGATGCAATAAAAAACAATAAAAGCGGAGATGCAACAGTTACAGGTATCAAGAAAGATCTGAAATTAAAATGA
- a CDS encoding ATP-binding protein — translation MKQKFSDKIKEYHFEFRHVTVLFIILFSFQLIVSFINKSSIKNFLDTTQDWYQKESAEEIANLTATAIELAVESVNPATNLEPERERQVIQSFDIIFSQQQLTHNVDKLFLIVHDGSEIYSINDGKTLYSALIEKKFPSKVSTADNGVISLYKSVEEELKTTERIKSVIPDKQTFHIFVPFVIRGEFIGAIYMLISPDFSTISDQVISSYDETSVIYLSLITLGLLAMYFISSYTVKERDETQNLLFEEHEKNLKKQINYENELIFTKRIYHTHHKAEKIMGFIKEDLRKLEAGNSDEIKYRVTKYSNFVSRVIYDMKWYEPPIQTIRNQIFRTNLNEVVTFIVDNIFRRTSTESDAFKINCELEQNLPVVNVNEFVVWEIVEPLIQNSIDHGSESGLIITVQTIHDEPAKCSRLIIRDNGKGIDQHLLEANENGLKMIFVENTTTKTQGLRNSGYGCYIAWEMTRRCGWELDVENLPERGCQFTITIKHC, via the coding sequence ATGAAACAGAAGTTTTCTGACAAGATAAAAGAGTACCACTTCGAGTTCAGGCATGTCACTGTCCTTTTTATTATACTCTTCTCTTTTCAGTTGATAGTTTCCTTTATCAACAAGTCTTCCATTAAAAACTTTTTGGATACCACTCAGGACTGGTATCAGAAAGAGTCGGCTGAAGAGATCGCCAATCTGACTGCGACCGCAATAGAACTTGCTGTGGAATCCGTGAATCCTGCCACAAACCTCGAACCTGAGCGGGAGAGGCAGGTGATTCAGTCGTTCGATATCATATTCAGCCAGCAACAGCTTACCCATAATGTCGACAAACTTTTCCTGATTGTGCACGATGGCAGTGAAATATACAGCATCAACGACGGGAAAACCCTCTATTCAGCGCTTATTGAAAAGAAATTTCCGTCAAAGGTATCGACTGCAGACAATGGGGTGATAAGCTTATACAAATCCGTTGAGGAGGAACTTAAGACAACTGAGAGGATAAAAAGTGTAATACCGGACAAACAAACCTTCCATATATTCGTCCCGTTTGTGATCAGGGGCGAATTTATTGGAGCCATCTATATGCTCATCTCACCTGATTTCAGTACCATCAGCGATCAGGTGATCAGCAGTTATGATGAAACTTCTGTTATTTACCTTTCCCTGATTACGCTGGGTCTGCTGGCAATGTATTTTATCTCTTCCTATACTGTAAAGGAGAGGGATGAAACACAAAACCTTCTTTTTGAAGAGCACGAAAAGAATCTGAAAAAGCAGATAAACTATGAAAATGAACTGATTTTTACGAAGAGGATATATCATACCCATCACAAAGCCGAAAAAATAATGGGATTCATCAAGGAAGACCTTCGGAAACTCGAGGCAGGGAACAGCGATGAAATAAAATACAGGGTAACCAAATATTCCAATTTCGTATCCCGTGTAATCTATGACATGAAGTGGTACGAACCCCCGATCCAGACGATCAGGAATCAGATTTTCAGAACAAATCTGAACGAAGTGGTCACTTTCATAGTGGATAACATCTTCCGCCGTACTTCCACAGAATCCGACGCATTTAAGATAAATTGTGAATTGGAACAAAATTTACCTGTAGTTAATGTAAACGAGTTCGTCGTCTGGGAAATTGTTGAGCCACTGATACAAAACAGCATTGATCACGGTTCTGAATCGGGACTCATCATTACGGTTCAGACCATCCACGATGAACCGGCAAAATGCTCCAGACTGATTATTCGCGACAACGGGAAAGGAATAGACCAGCATCTTCTTGAAGCAAATGAGAACGGGTTAAAGATGATTTTTGTGGAAAACACCACGACAAAAACCCAGGGATTGCGAAATTCTGGATACGGTTGCTACATCGCCTGGGAAATGACAAGGCGTTGCGGGTGGGAACTCGATGTCGAAAACCTTCCTGAAAGAGGATGCCAATTTACAATTACAATAAAACACTGCTAA
- a CDS encoding sigma-54-dependent Fis family transcriptional regulator, which produces MIFQDKNISILLIEDEEFDVRRVKKTVQPFSDKMEIVHYVSNGKAALEYLETNKGKIDIVIMDYQISGGLMGEELIHKIKTVDQSIQIIVITKMTINLTDYHFANKLIKAGAFWYCTKYPGDIDDYIYQPTDFILSIFNAHEKSWLERERMRSLQKIKRNVEDILHQRRIIGDSPLMTSLKEDILRLAKSNINILIKGASGTGKELVAHNIHYRSDRKYENFVVVNCGSLPEQLVESELFGYEKGAFTGADKKKPGLFEIANHGTIFLDEITELPLTAQVKLLRVIQEGEIEKIGRTETVKVDVRVIAATNRNIEQEVRDRRFREDLYYRLNVLPVIVPDLKKRVEDIPLLIHHFLHNNSVDMGREKPHIPSETMQIFTRYEWPGNVRELKNVVQRVLFSSDKVISPIEATKALGMMFDVLSDNDTLKDLFNAEKILDLKDAERIFRERYFNFVRIHSVSDSDAAKKMGLAPPNYYRMMKELGLKQDVKAR; this is translated from the coding sequence ATGATTTTTCAAGATAAAAATATAAGTATCCTTCTGATTGAAGATGAAGAATTCGATGTGAGAAGGGTGAAAAAGACAGTCCAACCGTTTTCCGACAAGATGGAGATTGTTCATTATGTCTCGAACGGAAAAGCGGCACTCGAGTACCTTGAGACAAATAAAGGGAAAATCGATATAGTGATTATGGACTACCAGATTTCGGGCGGTCTGATGGGTGAGGAACTGATTCATAAGATTAAGACAGTCGACCAGTCAATCCAGATTATTGTTATTACAAAAATGACGATAAATCTGACAGATTATCACTTTGCCAATAAACTTATCAAGGCAGGTGCGTTCTGGTACTGTACCAAATATCCCGGTGATATCGATGATTACATCTACCAGCCGACCGATTTCATTCTGAGTATCTTTAATGCCCATGAAAAAAGCTGGCTCGAGAGGGAACGGATGCGATCCCTGCAAAAAATCAAAAGGAATGTGGAAGATATTCTCCATCAGAGGAGAATAATCGGCGACTCCCCCCTGATGACATCGCTTAAAGAAGACATTTTGAGGCTGGCAAAAAGCAACATCAACATCCTGATAAAGGGTGCTTCGGGTACGGGAAAAGAACTTGTTGCTCACAATATTCATTACCGAAGTGACAGAAAGTATGAGAACTTTGTGGTGGTCAACTGCGGAAGTCTTCCCGAACAGCTTGTTGAAAGTGAGCTTTTTGGGTACGAAAAGGGAGCTTTTACTGGAGCCGACAAGAAAAAACCGGGACTTTTTGAGATCGCAAATCACGGAACAATCTTCCTCGATGAAATAACTGAACTTCCCCTGACTGCACAGGTTAAACTCCTCAGGGTGATTCAGGAGGGTGAGATAGAAAAAATCGGCAGAACCGAGACTGTAAAAGTTGATGTAAGAGTTATTGCCGCAACAAACAGGAATATTGAGCAGGAAGTAAGGGACAGACGGTTCAGGGAAGACCTTTACTACAGATTGAATGTGCTGCCTGTTATTGTTCCCGATTTAAAGAAGAGAGTGGAAGACATTCCTCTGTTAATCCATCATTTCCTCCACAACAACAGTGTGGATATGGGGAGGGAGAAACCCCACATTCCGTCCGAAACCATGCAAATTTTCACCCGGTATGAGTGGCCGGGCAATGTGAGGGAACTAAAAAATGTGGTTCAGAGGGTACTTTTCAGTTCTGACAAGGTCATTTCACCAATTGAAGCTACAAAGGCGCTCGGGATGATGTTCGATGTCCTCTCGGATAACGACACTTTAAAGGACCTTTTCAATGCAGAGAAAATCCTCGATCTCAAGGATGCCGAAAGGATATTCAGAGAGCGGTACTTTAATTTTGTCAGAATTCACTCTGTCTCCGACTCGGATGCTGCGAAGAAAATGGGACTTGCTCCTCCAAATTACTACAGGATGATGAAGGAGTTGGGATTGAAGCAGGATGTGAAAGCCAGGTAA
- a CDS encoding sodium/solute symporter (Members of the Solute:Sodium Symporter (SSS), TC 2.A.21 as described in tcdb.org, catalyze solute:Na+ symport. Known solutes for members of the family include sugars, amino acids, nucleosides, inositols, vitamins, urea or anions, depending on the system.), which produces MPNTFTYLDAFVIVLYLIVVLSIGFYYSKKNDESYSGYFLAGRNTGWIAIGLSIFATNISSEHFIGLAGAGSLRGLAVGQFELMAIFTLLFAGWFLAPVYFKSGVFTVPEFLGLNFDVRMRKLFAAFSIVIYILTKILVSLFAAGILFYNIFGLNIYASSILIVLITGLYTVIGGAHAVIKTQTFQGIIFITGAVILSILGFIAVGGIDGLYSKLPADFFTMFKSSSDNDYPWTGIVFGAPVIAFWYWCTDQYMVQRMLSARSVEDARKGSLLAATFKLLPIFILVLPGLFAAILYPESRGDGAYSALINGNILPVGLKGLVIAGLLAAIMSSLSGAFNSIAILFTNDYYKLKYPETNERKLVLVGRLATTTAVIAAILIVPLVKIVSSQLYLFLQSVQSFVSPPITAVFLFGLFSGKMNSRTAIITLSVTESLGLSRLVLELLQTNGVALHSFFEAVLAINFLHFSLFLFIISVAMIMGLNTGKSKDTNPFAVQFKNSFRESGREMAAGFSNIIKTHTLSPSFVLSAIVLIMILGLWSIWS; this is translated from the coding sequence ATGCCCAACACATTTACCTATTTAGATGCTTTTGTAATAGTTCTCTACTTGATCGTGGTATTAAGTATCGGATTCTATTATTCGAAGAAGAATGACGAAAGCTACAGCGGCTACTTCCTCGCGGGAAGAAACACCGGCTGGATCGCGATAGGTCTGTCGATATTTGCCACTAATATTTCGAGTGAGCATTTCATAGGTCTTGCCGGTGCAGGATCGCTCAGGGGACTGGCAGTCGGACAGTTTGAATTGATGGCAATTTTCACTCTACTGTTTGCGGGCTGGTTTCTCGCTCCTGTCTATTTCAAATCGGGGGTGTTTACAGTTCCCGAATTTCTGGGGTTAAATTTCGATGTACGAATGAGGAAGCTGTTTGCAGCCTTCTCAATTGTAATCTACATCCTCACAAAGATTCTTGTGTCGCTGTTTGCGGCAGGAATTCTTTTCTACAACATTTTCGGTCTCAATATTTACGCATCTTCCATTCTGATAGTTCTTATTACCGGGCTGTATACCGTTATAGGCGGGGCACACGCAGTAATAAAGACACAGACATTTCAGGGAATAATCTTTATTACGGGTGCGGTAATTCTCTCAATACTTGGTTTCATAGCAGTTGGCGGGATAGATGGATTATATTCAAAACTTCCCGCCGATTTTTTCACGATGTTCAAATCATCCTCCGATAACGATTATCCCTGGACAGGCATCGTTTTCGGGGCTCCCGTTATCGCATTTTGGTACTGGTGTACCGATCAGTACATGGTACAGAGAATGCTCAGTGCAAGATCTGTCGAAGACGCAAGAAAAGGTTCTCTCCTCGCTGCAACTTTCAAACTACTCCCCATTTTTATTTTAGTGCTCCCCGGTCTTTTCGCCGCAATTTTATATCCCGAGTCGAGAGGTGACGGTGCCTACTCTGCTTTAATCAATGGAAACATACTCCCTGTAGGATTAAAAGGGCTGGTCATTGCAGGGCTTTTGGCTGCAATCATGTCCTCACTCTCCGGTGCTTTCAACAGTATCGCAATTCTCTTTACAAACGATTATTACAAGTTGAAATATCCCGAGACAAATGAGAGGAAGCTTGTGCTCGTGGGCAGACTTGCTACCACAACAGCAGTAATAGCTGCAATCCTCATAGTTCCTTTGGTGAAGATTGTAAGTTCGCAATTGTATCTGTTTTTACAGAGTGTGCAGTCATTTGTTAGTCCTCCGATTACTGCGGTATTTCTGTTTGGATTGTTTTCCGGGAAGATGAATTCGCGTACTGCGATTATTACCCTTTCGGTAACGGAGTCTCTTGGACTTAGCCGTCTGGTGCTTGAGTTGCTCCAAACCAACGGAGTCGCACTTCATTCATTTTTTGAAGCTGTTCTGGCGATAAATTTTCTCCATTTCTCTCTCTTTCTCTTCATTATCAGTGTAGCAATGATCATGGGTCTGAATACAGGCAAGAGTAAAGACACAAACCCTTTTGCTGTTCAATTTAAGAATTCATTCCGGGAAAGCGGCAGGGAAATGGCGGCGGGTTTTTCAAATATTATAAAGACACATACTCTTAGTCCCAGTTTTGTTCTTTCTGCAATCGTGTTGATCATGATACTCGGATTGTGGAGTATCTGGTCATAG
- a CDS encoding T9SS type A sorting domain-containing protein, whose translation MTYSPYNEDKSYQDVSRWIYTWIGNLWEPTGINDLELTADSYILAQNYPNPFNPSTTIKYAIEKPGLVTLKVYDVLGKEVASLVNQDQAAGVYSVKFDASLLSSGIYFYKLESGSFTKINKMMLVK comes from the coding sequence ATGACCTACTCACCATACAACGAAGACAAGTCGTATCAGGATGTTTCAAGATGGATATATACCTGGATAGGCAACCTTTGGGAGCCAACCGGCATCAATGATCTCGAACTGACTGCTGACAGCTACATTCTTGCTCAGAACTATCCAAATCCTTTCAATCCAAGCACTACAATCAAGTATGCGATTGAAAAACCGGGTCTCGTAACCCTTAAAGTTTACGATGTCCTTGGAAAAGAAGTTGCAAGCCTTGTAAATCAGGATCAGGCAGCCGGTGTTTATTCGGTTAAGTTTGATGCTTCCCTCCTTTCAAGTGGAATTTATTTCTACAAACTTGAAAGTGGATCATTCACGAAAATAAATAAGATGATGCTTGTAAAGTAG